One segment of Macrotis lagotis isolate mMagLag1 chromosome 1, bilby.v1.9.chrom.fasta, whole genome shotgun sequence DNA contains the following:
- the SFN gene encoding 14-3-3 protein sigma: protein MERGSLIQKAKLAEQAERYEDMAEFMRGAVERGAELSCEERNLLSVAYKNVVGGQRAAWRVLSSIEQKGAEEEAAAEERERGPEVREYRQKVEGELRDVCGAVLGLLDTHLIRDAGEAESRVFYLKMKGDYYRYLAEVAQGDDKKRAIDSARAAYQEAMDIGKKEMLPTNPIRLGLALNFSVFHYEIANSPEEAVALAKTTFDEAMADLHTLSEDSYKDSTLIMQLLRDNLTLWTADNAAEEGGEAPPPEEQPQS, encoded by the coding sequence ATGGAGAGAGGCAGCCTGATCCAGAAGGCCAAGCTGGCCGAGCAGGCCGAGCGCTACGAGGACATGGCGGAGTTCATGCGGGGCGCGGTGGAGAGGGGCGCCGAGCTGTCGTGCGAGGAGCGCAACCTGCTGTCGGTGGCCTACAAGAACGTGGTGGGCGGGCAGCGCGCGGCCTGGCGGGTGCTGTCCAGCATCGAGCAGAAGGGCGCCGAGGAGGAGGCGGCGGCCGAGGAGAGGGAGCGCGGCCCCGAGGTGCGGGAGTACCGGCAGAAGGTGGAGGGCGAGCTGCGCGACGTGTGCGGCGCCGTGCTGGGGCTGCTGGACACGCACCTCATCCGCGACGCGGGCGAGGCCGAGAGCCGCGTCTTCTACCTGAAGATGAAGGGCGACTACTACCGCTACCTGGCCGAGGTGGCGCAGGGCGACGACAAGAAGCGCGCCATCGACTCGGCCCGCGCCGCCTACCAGGAGGCCATGGACATCGGCAAGAAGGAGATGCTGCCCACCAACCCCATCCGCCTGGGCCTGGCGCTCAACTTCTCCGTCTTCCACTACGAGATCGCCAACAGCCCCGAGGAGGCCGTGGCCCTGGCCAAGACCACCTTCGACGAGGCCATGGCCGACCTGCACACGCTCAGCGAGGACTCCTACAAGGACAGCACCCTCATCATGCAGCTGCTGCGGGACAACCTGACCCTCTGGACGGCCGACAACGCGGCGGAGGAGGGCGGCGAGGCGCCGCCCCCCGAGGAGCAGCCCCAGAGCTGa